In Synergistaceae bacterium DZ-S4, a single window of DNA contains:
- the gap gene encoding type I glyceraldehyde-3-phosphate dehydrogenase, translated as MAKYKVAINGFGRIGRLSLRSFFMNGKDNLFEIVAVNDLTPPASLAYLLKYDSVFRRFPGEVSIDGDFLVVNGKKIKAVAEPDPAKLPWKELGVDLVIESTGRFTDANAAKAHITAGAKKVIISAPAKNQDATIVMGVNEGIYDPAKHNIISNASCTTNCLAPVCKVLQEKFGIVEGLMNTIHSYTNDQVTLDFPKSTLSRGRAAALSIIPTTTGAAKAISEVMPELKGKLNGFALRVPTPDVSVVDLTVVLEKAVTADDVNAAMKEYAEGPLKGILGYEPEDLVSMDFVGDPRSSIFAPRHTMVMGDKMVKVLSWYDNEWAYSNRVIDLAEHIFSKGL; from the coding sequence ATGGCAAAGTACAAGGTTGCGATCAACGGTTTTGGACGAATTGGGCGTCTCTCGCTCCGTTCCTTCTTCATGAACGGAAAGGACAATCTCTTTGAGATCGTGGCAGTAAACGACCTCACACCGCCGGCATCCCTTGCATATCTCCTGAAGTATGACTCAGTTTTCCGCCGTTTCCCCGGCGAAGTTTCCATCGACGGAGACTTTCTTGTAGTGAACGGCAAAAAAATAAAGGCAGTGGCTGAACCCGATCCCGCAAAACTGCCGTGGAAAGAGCTCGGTGTGGACCTTGTAATCGAAAGCACAGGCCGCTTTACAGACGCCAATGCGGCAAAGGCTCACATCACGGCAGGAGCTAAAAAGGTCATCATTTCGGCGCCGGCCAAAAACCAGGATGCAACGATAGTAATGGGAGTTAATGAGGGTATATATGACCCAGCAAAGCACAATATCATCTCAAATGCCTCCTGCACCACGAACTGCCTTGCTCCGGTGTGCAAGGTCCTTCAGGAAAAGTTCGGCATTGTCGAGGGACTTATGAACACGATCCACTCCTATACTAACGATCAGGTAACACTCGACTTCCCGAAGTCTACTCTTTCCCGCGGAAGGGCGGCAGCGCTTTCCATCATCCCGACGACTACCGGAGCCGCAAAGGCTATCTCGGAAGTCATGCCGGAGCTGAAGGGTAAACTTAACGGTTTCGCTCTGCGCGTCCCGACCCCGGACGTCTCGGTCGTAGACCTCACTGTGGTTCTTGAAAAGGCCGTGACCGCCGACGATGTGAACGCGGCAATGAAGGAATACGCCGAAGGGCCTCTGAAGGGCATCCTGGGCTATGAACCCGAAGACCTTGTTTCAATGGACTTCGTAGGTGATCCGCGTTCCTCGATCTTCGCGCCGAGGCACACCATGGTGATGGGCGACAAAATGGTAAAGGTGCTCTCATGGTATGACAACGAATGGGCTTACAGCAACAGAGTGATAGACCTGGCAGAGCACATTTTCTCGAAGGGGCTTTAA
- a CDS encoding molybdopterin biosynthesis protein → MVARYSEHIELVKALDLLKEAFSDRILKNITEMKISDALGCVLAEDITAHRNVPHYAASAVDGYALDASSTIGASQATPAKLGSSSYRWMNTGADIPHWANAVLMVEDSSLEGDDLLIFKSLTPSANVRPLGEDVMAGQIIAREGERVSPALISLFLCAGIDSVPVFKKPKTLYIPTGDEVIDREKWLEDPSPRSGTVAESNSLFIEASFREWGYEVDVSAVVPDDPAILKEKVSAGVDGYDVVLVGAGSAKGRRDHTKEVFEELGEMIFRWIRMKPGRPAMAAEIKGKPVICLPGFPMSTTVVLWSLVYPLLSFLSARDGDRELLIREAVGCSETWDTKLLVQHSSPAGIEEWLRVKTARVGDILYSWALTSGASVLWALAEADGIALLPASALECEKGTDVKVWMKRRVDLDRRILFQGSDDPAIQLLVTPVRHRGGDLVSRAVGSMGGLAALSRGECHLAAAHLLDDRDGTYNDSFIERFAGGARWERVLVFYRTQGMIVQKGNPKNIHTFEDLCAGDNVFSNRQPGAGTRVLFDHLLKQARKLPSEIKGYEQQCTTHMEAANRVFTGLADATLGIKSAADALGLDFIPLAEEPYELVIPAKYMDHPAVRALLESLSDSEWRGTVEAMGGYRWPD, encoded by the coding sequence ATGGTAGCCCGATACAGCGAGCACATTGAACTGGTGAAAGCTTTGGATCTTCTGAAAGAGGCCTTTTCGGACCGGATCCTCAAAAATATAACTGAAATGAAGATATCCGATGCGCTCGGATGCGTCCTGGCAGAAGACATCACTGCACACAGGAACGTTCCCCATTACGCGGCTTCTGCTGTGGACGGATACGCCCTTGATGCATCTTCCACCATAGGCGCCTCGCAGGCGACCCCGGCAAAGCTGGGATCTTCGTCATACAGGTGGATGAACACCGGAGCTGATATACCGCACTGGGCCAACGCCGTGCTGATGGTCGAGGATTCTTCGCTTGAGGGCGATGACCTGCTCATATTCAAAAGCCTGACACCTTCCGCAAACGTAAGGCCGCTGGGAGAAGATGTCATGGCCGGCCAGATCATAGCGCGCGAGGGGGAGAGAGTCAGCCCGGCCCTGATCTCACTCTTTCTCTGTGCGGGCATAGACAGTGTCCCAGTCTTCAAAAAGCCGAAGACCCTCTACATACCTACAGGAGACGAGGTCATCGATAGGGAAAAATGGCTCGAAGACCCAAGTCCAAGATCAGGAACAGTAGCCGAGAGCAACTCTCTTTTCATCGAGGCCTCCTTCAGGGAATGGGGATATGAAGTGGACGTCTCGGCTGTGGTGCCCGACGATCCCGCGATCCTTAAGGAAAAGGTTTCGGCGGGAGTTGACGGGTACGACGTTGTCCTGGTGGGGGCAGGTTCGGCCAAAGGCCGCCGGGATCACACCAAAGAGGTCTTTGAAGAGCTTGGGGAAATGATATTCAGGTGGATAAGAATGAAACCGGGAAGACCGGCTATGGCAGCCGAGATCAAAGGAAAGCCTGTGATATGCCTGCCGGGATTTCCCATGTCGACCACTGTGGTACTGTGGAGCCTTGTCTACCCACTCCTCAGCTTCCTTTCGGCCAGGGACGGTGACAGGGAGCTGCTGATCAGGGAGGCTGTCGGCTGCAGTGAGACATGGGATACTAAGCTGCTTGTCCAGCACTCATCCCCCGCAGGCATAGAAGAATGGCTCCGGGTAAAGACAGCAAGGGTCGGAGATATCCTCTATTCCTGGGCCCTGACCTCGGGAGCCAGCGTTCTCTGGGCTCTGGCGGAGGCAGACGGCATAGCGCTCCTTCCGGCATCGGCACTTGAGTGTGAGAAGGGCACCGATGTGAAAGTCTGGATGAAGAGGAGGGTCGACCTGGACAGAAGGATACTTTTCCAGGGTTCGGACGACCCCGCTATACAGCTTCTGGTGACGCCTGTCAGGCACAGGGGAGGAGATCTTGTCTCGCGTGCGGTCGGAAGCATGGGGGGACTGGCCGCTTTAAGCAGGGGGGAATGCCATCTGGCAGCTGCCCATTTGCTTGACGACAGGGACGGCACATACAACGACAGCTTTATAGAACGTTTTGCGGGCGGCGCCAGATGGGAGAGGGTGCTTGTCTTCTACAGGACACAGGGGATGATCGTTCAGAAGGGGAACCCAAAGAATATCCATACCTTCGAAGACCTCTGTGCCGGAGACAATGTGTTTTCAAACAGGCAGCCCGGGGCCGGCACAAGGGTCCTCTTCGACCATCTGCTCAAACAGGCGCGTAAGCTGCCATCGGAGATAAAGGGTTACGAACAGCAGTGCACGACGCACATGGAAGCTGCCAACCGGGTCTTTACCGGACTGGCGGATGCAACCTTGGGGATCAAATCGGCGGCCGATGCGCTGGGGCTTGACTTTATCCCGCTTGCCGAAGAACCCTATGAGCTTGTGATACCTGCAAAATATATGGACCACCCCGCCGTCAGGGCGCTTCTGGAAAGCCTCAGCGACAGCGAGTGGAGAGGGACCGTCGAGGCAATGGGGGGCTACAGATGGCCAGACTGA
- a CDS encoding glycogen debranching enzyme N-terminal domain-containing protein, with translation MYLGKADVNTYDKGAGREFLVSNGRGSYGFSTVIGANTRREHGLLVVRPEGETRHSVLVSKIEETIFHEKKKYQLSTNRYKDLVYPDGYRYLQEYQGNPFPSMLFVIHSILLKKSIFMPQGKACTIVKYELLAAPDKIRIDLRPLFAHRINSEVCPEAAKGELEIISRDNSSIGVEGKGHRSYFSVTSGAWTPKPLWYENLIYEQDDITEMPSVDHLWSPGHVSSEISEGDVLYVILSDEPVTMPMEEILSIEKECSERFENILEHANLPALSSAEQDMIAASYHLIDDRDDPVSPVYTGYPSVEFKARDTFVSLPGLALATGREKIAERALRIWADICRNNDWVMPERIAPDRKCIFEAADNGLWFVYAAEKFTKHVGLKDEHAEIRTAARKITDRYLSGIDRLDLVCGDDMLLAVNSDDPLRHWMDAVAGGETVVHRRGYLVEVNALWHNALKVSEKFAEADGDTAAAKKYAETAEKCAASFREVFWYADKKCLYDWIDPSAPEKDTAIRPNQIFAVSLPYSPLTDDMARGVIRICWDELYTTYGLRTLDPRQDKFKGRSEGRLDQRMKARFRGMAWPWLLGEFISAFLKYNPARTDLGWIFMRPFNSHLRHRCLGGIAECFDGMMPYKPHGDVLSAMALGELLRVLHENLQFDE, from the coding sequence ATGTATTTGGGAAAGGCAGACGTTAACACCTATGATAAGGGGGCGGGCAGGGAGTTTCTTGTTTCCAACGGCCGCGGGAGCTACGGGTTCTCAACGGTCATAGGAGCAAACACAAGAAGAGAGCACGGACTCCTCGTTGTCCGCCCGGAGGGAGAGACCCGGCACTCAGTGCTGGTCAGCAAGATCGAAGAGACGATCTTCCACGAAAAGAAGAAGTATCAGCTTTCCACAAACCGCTACAAAGACCTCGTCTATCCTGACGGATACAGATATCTTCAGGAATACCAAGGCAACCCATTTCCAAGTATGTTGTTCGTAATACACAGCATCCTCCTCAAAAAGTCGATTTTCATGCCTCAGGGAAAAGCGTGTACGATAGTCAAATACGAACTCCTGGCCGCGCCTGACAAGATCCGCATTGATCTGCGCCCGCTTTTCGCTCACCGGATCAATTCCGAGGTCTGTCCGGAGGCAGCCAAGGGAGAGCTTGAAATAATATCCAGGGATAACAGTTCGATCGGCGTAGAGGGAAAGGGACACAGAAGCTACTTCAGCGTCACGTCCGGCGCCTGGACTCCCAAACCTCTCTGGTACGAGAATCTCATCTACGAACAGGATGACATCACCGAAATGCCGTCGGTCGACCATCTGTGGTCTCCGGGACACGTAAGCAGCGAAATATCCGAGGGAGACGTACTCTACGTCATTCTCTCCGACGAGCCCGTGACGATGCCCATGGAGGAGATACTTTCGATAGAAAAGGAGTGCTCCGAGAGGTTTGAAAATATTCTCGAACATGCCAACCTTCCGGCACTGAGCAGTGCCGAGCAGGATATGATCGCAGCCTCCTACCATCTGATAGATGACAGGGACGACCCGGTTTCGCCTGTCTACACAGGGTATCCCTCTGTTGAGTTCAAAGCCAGGGATACTTTTGTCTCTCTGCCGGGACTGGCGCTTGCCACCGGAAGAGAAAAAATAGCAGAAAGAGCCCTCAGGATCTGGGCTGACATATGCAGGAACAACGACTGGGTGATGCCTGAACGCATCGCACCCGACAGAAAATGCATATTTGAGGCAGCGGACAACGGGCTATGGTTCGTCTACGCGGCTGAGAAGTTTACAAAGCATGTGGGCCTGAAGGACGAACACGCTGAGATAAGGACCGCGGCAAGAAAAATAACAGACCGCTATCTCTCGGGAATAGACCGCCTGGACCTTGTCTGCGGAGATGACATGCTTCTGGCAGTCAACTCAGACGACCCGCTGAGACACTGGATGGATGCAGTTGCCGGCGGAGAGACGGTCGTGCACAGAAGGGGATACCTGGTAGAGGTAAACGCTCTCTGGCACAACGCGCTGAAGGTCTCGGAAAAGTTCGCGGAGGCAGACGGCGACACCGCAGCCGCGAAGAAGTATGCCGAAACGGCGGAGAAGTGCGCAGCTTCCTTCCGTGAGGTTTTCTGGTACGCCGACAAAAAATGTCTCTACGACTGGATCGACCCATCAGCCCCAGAAAAAGACACGGCTATCCGGCCGAACCAGATATTTGCTGTCTCGCTCCCATACTCGCCTCTGACGGACGACATGGCGAGAGGCGTAATAAGGATCTGCTGGGACGAGCTTTATACCACATACGGACTTCGTACCCTGGATCCGAGGCAGGATAAGTTCAAGGGAAGGTCTGAAGGAAGGCTTGACCAGAGAATGAAGGCCCGTTTCCGCGGAATGGCATGGCCGTGGCTCCTTGGTGAATTCATATCGGCATTCCTTAAGTACAACCCGGCCAGGACCGACCTCGGATGGATCTTCATGCGGCCCTTCAACTCACATCTCAGACACAGGTGCCTGGGAGGTATAGCGGAGTGCTTCGATGGGATGATGCCCTACAAGCCTCACGGAGATGTGCTCAGTGCTATGGCTCTGGGAGAACTCTTAAGGGTTTTGCACGAAAATCTGCAATTTGATGAGTAA
- the rapZ gene encoding RNase adapter RapZ, whose product MKGTCASGKIRRCVIITGMSGGGKSSALNVFEDQGFYVIDNLPPTLLPQLLDVLTGHQSAVNKGVAAVVDVRGEELLNDLEKVLSKLREKVDKLEILFVEATDETLVRRFETTRRRHPLSENKTILGGLALERELLSPIRKNADIVIDTTGLKSNEFRTKLLEVMGMTSGKTSVILSSFGFKYGIPQDSDYVLDVRFLPNPNYIDELHPLSGKDYEIQKYLSGFENLDLFLEKAEDLLDFVSSVYGSTGKQQIHIAIGCTGGRHRSVAVSEMLAVHLKKRGSNVIVDHRDIDKGEPQ is encoded by the coding sequence ATGAAGGGTACTTGCGCCTCAGGCAAGATCAGAAGATGTGTGATCATTACAGGAATGTCCGGCGGCGGCAAGTCCTCCGCACTCAATGTGTTCGAAGATCAGGGCTTTTATGTCATAGACAACCTTCCTCCGACACTTCTTCCGCAGCTCCTTGACGTGCTCACGGGGCACCAGTCGGCTGTAAACAAGGGTGTTGCGGCGGTCGTCGATGTAAGGGGAGAAGAGCTGCTCAACGACCTGGAGAAGGTGCTTTCAAAGCTTCGTGAAAAGGTGGATAAGCTGGAGATACTGTTTGTCGAGGCAACAGACGAGACTCTGGTCAGAAGGTTTGAGACTACCAGGCGAAGGCACCCGCTCTCTGAAAACAAGACCATACTGGGCGGACTTGCCCTTGAGAGGGAACTTCTCAGCCCGATAAGGAAAAACGCAGATATCGTGATAGACACTACCGGACTCAAGTCAAACGAATTCAGGACAAAGCTGCTGGAGGTCATGGGGATGACTTCGGGCAAAACTTCTGTGATACTCAGTTCCTTCGGTTTTAAGTACGGCATCCCCCAGGATTCTGATTACGTGCTTGATGTCCGTTTCCTTCCGAATCCAAATTACATCGACGAACTCCACCCGCTTTCCGGCAAGGATTACGAGATACAGAAATATCTTTCCGGTTTTGAAAATCTGGATCTGTTTCTGGAAAAGGCGGAGGACCTGCTGGATTTTGTCTCATCGGTGTATGGCAGCACAGGCAAGCAGCAGATACACATAGCCATAGGCTGCACAGGCGGCAGGCACAGATCTGTCGCGGTCTCTGAGATGCTGGCTGTCCATCTTAAAAAGAGGGGCAGCAATGTGATCGTAGATCACAGGGATATCGACAAGGGAGAGCCGCAATGA
- a CDS encoding YvcK family protein — translation MNFYSALLIIMVIAASAFSFYVLSGRSKHQNKTTSGRQGIMTNAVEYRLSLGPRIVTIGGGTGLSTLLAGLKGFTRNITAVVAVTDEGGSSGRLRQEWGMLPPGDIRNCIVALAENDSSLNRLLNFRFDRGELKGHNLGNLILLATTEMMGDFQRAVEELNKMLAIRGQVLPVTTENVVLKGETKDGRAVKGELEVSDNGSKLAKLWIEPCNAPPLEGVKKALNSADLIVLGPGSLFTSVLPNLLLKEVSDILKESPVPIVYVANLVTQPKETEGMNILAHVDWVAGVLGTVPDYLLANQAPIPEEFLNRYSKIGAEPLYLSNEEEKYLESLGTTVIYGDFITIKNGAYLRHNAQSLSEAIIRLARENRETKDL, via the coding sequence ATGAATTTCTATTCGGCACTGCTCATAATAATGGTGATAGCCGCTTCGGCCTTCTCATTTTATGTGCTTTCGGGGAGAAGCAAACATCAGAACAAAACGACCTCAGGCCGCCAGGGGATAATGACGAATGCCGTTGAATACAGGCTTTCCCTCGGACCCAGAATAGTCACGATAGGGGGCGGTACCGGCCTTTCGACCCTGCTTGCCGGCCTCAAGGGCTTCACAAGAAACATAACGGCGGTGGTGGCAGTCACAGACGAAGGCGGAAGTTCGGGCCGCCTCAGGCAGGAGTGGGGGATGCTGCCTCCCGGAGACATAAGGAACTGCATAGTTGCGCTCGCGGAAAACGACAGCTCCCTGAACAGGCTTCTCAACTTCAGATTCGACAGAGGAGAGCTCAAGGGACATAATCTGGGCAACCTCATCCTTCTGGCGACCACGGAAATGATGGGCGATTTCCAGCGCGCGGTCGAAGAACTGAACAAGATGCTCGCCATAAGGGGACAGGTGCTTCCGGTCACGACCGAGAACGTTGTGCTGAAGGGCGAAACGAAGGACGGCAGGGCCGTAAAGGGAGAACTTGAGGTATCCGACAACGGGAGCAAACTTGCAAAACTCTGGATAGAACCCTGCAACGCGCCACCGCTTGAGGGAGTCAAAAAGGCTCTGAATTCAGCCGACCTTATCGTGCTCGGACCGGGAAGCCTCTTTACCAGCGTACTTCCCAACCTTCTGCTGAAGGAAGTTTCCGACATTCTTAAGGAATCTCCCGTTCCCATCGTATATGTGGCAAACCTGGTCACACAGCCCAAAGAGACTGAGGGCATGAACATACTTGCCCACGTCGACTGGGTCGCCGGAGTTCTCGGGACCGTCCCTGACTACCTTCTTGCAAACCAGGCTCCGATACCCGAGGAATTTTTGAACAGGTACAGTAAGATAGGAGCGGAACCGCTCTATCTTTCGAATGAAGAGGAAAAATATCTTGAATCGCTTGGTACCACTGTCATTTACGGTGATTTTATAACGATAAAGAACGGGGCGTATCTGAGGCACAACGCGCAGAGCCTCTCAGAGGCGATAATAAGGCTGGCGCGTGAGAACCGGGAGACGAAGGATCTTTAA
- the whiA gene encoding DNA-binding protein WhiA: MEHLSHRIWDEWTSLQPVPPVEDEIAGILDGLNCRKKGEGYEFASGRYFAVRKLMKLWSESEYQALGSIKIIYGEKQKNRMRFSLDAGIAEMVFERVSASSRKKRNWNWVRGMWGTCGALYMPKTGYYLVLRPPARNGSSERIRSILRSAGFSLGARKKSRTLELMLRDQQQIVTFLSRLGFVKTVLALEETAIYRSMRSRANKLVNCDSANINKTLEAAGRQMKLINELEEAGITEELPEELRELIFARKRNPSISLKELGQNLPRPISKSTVEYRWRKCEKILHKLLKGDGAHVFGKGRR; this comes from the coding sequence ATGGAACACCTGAGCCACAGGATCTGGGATGAGTGGACTTCCCTTCAGCCCGTCCCCCCTGTTGAAGATGAGATAGCGGGGATCCTTGACGGACTGAACTGCAGGAAAAAGGGAGAGGGATATGAGTTTGCCTCGGGCAGATACTTCGCTGTGAGGAAACTTATGAAGCTGTGGTCTGAATCAGAATATCAGGCATTGGGGTCCATAAAGATAATATACGGAGAGAAGCAGAAGAACAGGATGCGCTTCTCTCTCGATGCCGGCATTGCAGAGATGGTCTTTGAAAGAGTGTCGGCCTCTTCCCGTAAAAAGAGGAACTGGAACTGGGTAAGGGGCATGTGGGGCACCTGCGGAGCCCTGTATATGCCAAAGACGGGCTATTATTTAGTGCTCAGGCCGCCTGCAAGGAACGGCAGCTCAGAAAGGATACGGAGCATACTGAGGTCAGCCGGCTTCAGCCTCGGTGCCAGAAAAAAAAGCCGTACGCTTGAGCTTATGCTGAGGGATCAGCAGCAGATAGTCACATTCCTTTCGAGACTGGGCTTTGTGAAGACTGTCCTGGCACTTGAGGAGACCGCGATCTACAGGTCGATGAGAAGCAGGGCCAACAAGCTTGTAAACTGCGATTCCGCAAATATCAACAAAACGCTTGAAGCGGCCGGGAGACAGATGAAACTGATAAATGAACTGGAAGAGGCTGGTATCACAGAAGAACTACCCGAAGAACTGAGGGAACTTATATTTGCACGAAAACGAAATCCGAGCATATCCTTAAAGGAACTCGGGCAAAATCTACCGAGACCTATCAGCAAAAGTACGGTAGAATATAGGTGGAGGAAATGCGAAAAAATATTGCATAAGCTGTTGAAGGGGGATGGTGCCCATGTATTTGGGAAAGGCAGACGTTAA
- a CDS encoding MogA/MoaB family molybdenum cofactor biosynthesis protein → MRALRLYAPSLIGDHTLCYIHADSAGESCVNEVRTNITYAEAGTDISSGHYSDKMTIVLPGGARLGEGDFLAAGDGDALLRWEDASGIFKVVKAGFLSVSSRVCIWKTIRTAILTVSDKGSRGEREDTAGPELERLITAQGGVVSKKMIVPDERNVIARTLKEWCGEGFDLILTTGGTGLSQCDVTPEALMDIAEKTVPGFGEMMRMKTLKYTERAFLTRSLAVICGKTLVIAFPGSRRGAAQCFEAVVPALRHGVETLAGWDGECGEHPHIK, encoded by the coding sequence ATGAGGGCACTGAGACTTTACGCACCGTCACTTATTGGGGACCACACGCTTTGTTATATCCATGCCGATTCCGCGGGTGAAAGCTGTGTAAACGAGGTACGGACAAACATAACATATGCGGAGGCCGGAACAGACATCTCATCTGGTCATTACTCAGATAAGATGACGATAGTTCTTCCGGGCGGGGCCCGGCTTGGAGAAGGCGACTTCCTGGCGGCGGGGGACGGAGATGCGCTTCTGAGGTGGGAGGATGCCTCCGGCATTTTCAAAGTTGTAAAGGCGGGCTTCCTGAGTGTTTCGTCACGCGTATGCATCTGGAAGACGATAAGGACTGCGATCCTGACGGTAAGCGACAAAGGAAGCAGAGGAGAGAGAGAGGACACAGCCGGACCTGAACTGGAAAGACTTATAACTGCCCAGGGCGGAGTGGTGTCCAAAAAAATGATCGTCCCCGACGAAAGGAATGTGATCGCCCGGACGTTGAAGGAGTGGTGCGGTGAGGGCTTTGACCTGATCCTCACTACGGGAGGGACCGGCCTTTCGCAGTGCGATGTTACTCCCGAAGCTCTCATGGATATAGCCGAAAAAACAGTCCCCGGCTTCGGCGAGATGATGAGGATGAAGACGCTGAAGTATACCGAAAGAGCTTTCCTTACAAGGAGCCTGGCTGTGATATGCGGAAAAACTCTCGTGATCGCATTTCCCGGAAGCAGAAGGGGAGCGGCGCAGTGCTTCGAGGCTGTAGTTCCGGCGCTCAGGCACGGAGTAGAAACGCTGGCAGGATGGGACGGCGAGTGCGGAGAACACCCGCACATCAAATAA
- the moaC gene encoding cyclic pyranopterin monophosphate synthase MoaC, which produces MADYTHFDSDGRPVLVDVSKKNVTSRTAWAEGWIDLPDAIYEKVSSGNVKKGDPFLIAELAGIMGAKRTPELIPLCHTIRLDNVVVKCELAEGAKSVRITCEATANEVTGVEMEALTGVSAAALCFYDMCKGIDKGMVIRDIRLIRKTGGKSGEWNAEGVFKV; this is translated from the coding sequence ATGGCGGATTATACCCATTTTGACAGCGACGGAAGGCCCGTGCTTGTGGATGTAAGCAAAAAAAATGTAACTTCCCGCACTGCCTGGGCGGAAGGATGGATAGACCTTCCGGATGCCATATATGAAAAAGTATCTTCGGGAAACGTCAAAAAGGGCGACCCGTTTCTTATCGCCGAGCTTGCCGGTATCATGGGGGCAAAGAGAACCCCGGAACTTATCCCGCTCTGCCACACGATACGGCTCGACAACGTAGTCGTGAAATGCGAGCTTGCCGAAGGCGCCAAGTCAGTCAGGATAACGTGTGAAGCAACTGCTAACGAGGTGACCGGGGTAGAGATGGAGGCACTGACAGGAGTATCTGCGGCTGCTCTCTGCTTCTACGACATGTGCAAGGGGATAGACAAGGGAATGGTCATAAGGGATATCAGGCTCATCCGTAAAACAGGCGGAAAGAGCGGGGAATGGAATGCAGAAGGGGTGTTCAAGGTATGA
- the moaA gene encoding GTP 3',8-cyclase MoaA yields the protein MARLTDDFGRDLNYVRISVTDRCNYRCRYCMPPEGVEYLEHSEIMRYEEISFLCSVLWELGVRKVRFTGGEPLVRKGLVSFLKELNREFPDMKTALTTNGSLLGEYAEGLAEANLHSLNISLDTLDPVKFAEVTRLGDMDRVIFGIRAAVGAGLRNIKLNTVLIRGFNDGEIGTLMDFAKKERVLLRLIEFMPLEDDVWSEDAFISGEEILRMLPDGDSWKAEKHDSELSGPAKYYTNEKTGDSIGIITAVSNHFCKHCNRLRVSATGKLRTCLFAPDETPMRHLILDADREGLRKLILGSIKNKPRCWNDVRTGHQQMSGIGG from the coding sequence ATGGCCAGACTGACGGACGATTTCGGCAGGGACCTCAACTATGTCCGCATATCGGTGACGGACAGATGCAACTACAGATGCAGGTACTGCATGCCGCCTGAGGGCGTCGAATATCTTGAACACAGCGAGATAATGAGGTACGAGGAGATATCTTTTCTCTGCAGCGTCCTCTGGGAACTTGGCGTAAGGAAGGTCCGCTTTACCGGGGGAGAGCCGCTTGTCCGCAAAGGGCTCGTAAGCTTCCTCAAAGAGCTGAACAGGGAGTTCCCGGACATGAAGACGGCGCTCACGACAAACGGATCGCTGCTTGGGGAGTATGCTGAAGGGCTTGCTGAGGCGAATCTCCATTCCCTTAATATCAGCCTGGATACTCTCGATCCCGTTAAGTTTGCCGAAGTGACAAGGCTTGGAGACATGGACAGGGTCATTTTCGGGATAAGAGCCGCTGTAGGGGCCGGACTGAGGAACATCAAGCTCAATACGGTGCTTATAAGGGGCTTTAACGACGGAGAGATAGGTACCCTGATGGACTTTGCCAAAAAGGAGAGAGTGCTCCTCAGGCTGATAGAATTCATGCCGCTGGAGGACGATGTGTGGAGCGAAGACGCCTTTATCAGCGGAGAAGAGATACTGAGGATGCTTCCCGACGGAGATTCCTGGAAGGCAGAAAAGCATGACTCGGAACTTTCGGGCCCGGCAAAATACTACACGAATGAGAAGACGGGCGATTCTATAGGAATAATTACCGCTGTTTCAAACCATTTCTGCAAGCACTGCAACCGCCTCAGGGTCTCGGCGACCGGAAAGCTCAGGACCTGCCTCTTCGCACCCGATGAGACACCGATGAGGCACCTCATACTGGATGCAGACAGGGAAGGACTAAGGAAGCTCATACTCGGAAGCATAAAAAACAAACCCAGATGCTGGAACGACGTACGGACAGGACACCAGCAGATGTCCGGGATAGGAGGTTAA